A window of the Plasmodium falciparum 3D7 genome assembly, chromosome: 3 genome harbors these coding sequences:
- a CDS encoding 26S proteasome non-ATPase regulatory subunit 9, putative, whose protein sequence is MNLEEFNELVKKREDIENELKEHMDFLERPENKNVGMKGNLIDSEGFPRNDIDIYSIRVARNKIICLKNDYIDINKKLEEYIHKVHSTHPVIRVERKKNINNDLLNTPQQITKEEDIKNAKKNVFAIIDEVIENSPSHKSGLKINDQIFQFGNIIKTNENKKENEHNHPLNVELIKDIAKYMKTQPKQIVVKILREENIFFFHIIPEQTHNGLYLGCHLSPFDSS, encoded by the coding sequence atgAATTTGGAAGAGTTTAATGAATTAGTCAAGAAAAGAGAAGATATTGAAAATGAGTTAAAGGAACATATGGATTTTTTAGAAAGACCTGAGAATAAGAATGTGGGTATGAAAGGGAATTTGATTGATTCCGAAGGATTTCCAAGGAATGATATTGACATATATAGTATTCGTGTGGCTCGAAATAAgataatatgtttaaaaaacgattatatagatataaataagaaactcgaagaatatatacataaagtACATAGTACTCATCCAGTTATACGTGTAGAacgaaagaaaaatataaataatgatttattaaatacaCCACAACAAATAACCAAAGAagaagatattaaaaatgcAAAGAAAAATGTATTTGCCATTATAGATGAAGTTATAGAAAATTCACCATCTCATAAATCTggattaaaaataaatgatcaGATTTTTCAATTtggaaatattattaaaacaaacgaaaataaaaaagaaaatgagcATAACCATCCCTTAAATGTAGAACTCATTAAAGATATAGCAAAGTATATGAAAACACAACCTAAACAAATAGTAGTTAAAATATTAagagaagaaaatatttttttttttcatattattcctGAACAAACACATAATGGTTTATATTTAGGATGTCACTTATCTCCATTCGACAGTTCCTAA
- a CDS encoding 40S ribosomal protein S11, putative — protein MATTLDVQHERAYQKQEGASFFNSKKIKKGSKSYIRYWKKVGLGFATPKEAKEGVYVDKKCPFTGNVSIRGRILKGMVISNKMKRTIIIRRNYLHYVKKYNRFEKRHKNIPCHCSPCFDVKEGDIVTVGQCRPLSKTVRFNVLHVEKHQIFGSARKQFVLF, from the exons ATGGCAACAACATTAGATGTTCAA CATGAGAGAGCTTACCAAAAACAAGAAGGAGCAAGTTTTTTTAACTccaagaaaataaagaaaggCTCCAAGAGTTATATAAGATACTGGAAAAAGGTTGGATTAGGATTCGCTACCCCTAAAGAAGCCAAGGAAGGTGTTTATGTAGATAAGAAATGCCCATTCACTGGAAATGTATCAATTAGGGGAAGAATATTGAAAGGTATGGTTATTTCAAACAAAATGAAGAGAACTATTATAATTAGAAGAAACTATTTACACTATGTCAAGAAATATAACAGATTTGAAAAaagacataaaaatattccatGCCACTGTTCTCCATGTTTTGACGTAAAGGAAGGTGACATAGTAACAGTTGGTCAATGCAG GCCATTATCAAAAACTGTAAGATTTAACGTTTTACATGTAGAGAAACACCAAATCTTTGGAAGTGCCAGAAAAcaatttgttttgttttaa
- a CDS encoding CPSF (cleavage and polyadenylation specific factor), subunit A, putative, whose protein sequence is MSPYHFYNNVIDSKSVRSSVCCNIKGNEKKYLIYACNNHLNVCCIDKNGNTDDYSEHVLFAEVLELREYVPEKLVHSTYNKEKVKSYLFVLTRKYVLLLLEYDVKENDFITLSKINLCELNGLHLEEDVIFLLDERHKTILFYGYKNILKYIYLDYDNFLNLNNVYTMRIDESLIIDIAFLGTHTMGCNKQLRNKQDDDDKINYGDNKNNYGDNKNNYGDNNNNYGDYNNNYDDNRSNYDDDKSNYDDDKSNYDDDKSNYDDDKSNYDDDKSNYDDDNKYYDRVHKSGNFLCDDIYKNEMLFNKEDLFLEHQNIYKKIKKEMSTDDQDDVPLINKTLYSIGNKSCLEIDKLLKKKSYDFVGTMNYDNNDCRPNSINKLKVEERGKRNYDVRNCNNFDHISGGLLSQHPNSFESYYPKYNEYNKNIRRMLDGYYNIKGRQQDDIKLAFHDSCNSTYNKNNDEYMYSTICILYDYKKSDTEFYERYIRIIPLCRMNDASIKFLGDDNSEFDFYDYSDNDKYYAYKYNKRNRDEDNGKDNHKDNHKDNHKDNHKDNHKDNDKDNDRDNLKYKYDNYEYNIYSNNKNINKKNSFVNNILDKGCLLPKYYKPLHVDPSINKILCLSKYKILLIGFQFINYINIVKEKRRSFFLSSEFRTITYIESINMNKYILSDDYGDLFILSFLPKKKNKDIFDEEDIDVHNNMEKKNDKYEDDHMKDIQDKHDIEKKNEPYKGRYYDFYCKYGGNDTFMGDISSMRVQFLGTCSRANVITRIYPDIIFLGSQISDSYLLRMHYFPIYEREDFEPVEYSPYCQMLKEDETVSKEMNMYDVNKYVEDIWNKNKNVMVPIMNNNSRNIPHMENMKSMNNIYNVNNINNIFNFPADLNNLYNNHYKNKEMHGLGKYCMNYNKTYFCTYPYNDNNIGRNKYHRDKNDYYTSIINTSQGDVNYSPNTNYIYDYNEGNKKNKIEKKKFYIEILSVIQNMGPILDMCVVKNKNNEYEIITCNSYGRTGCVSIIQSGLKTNITCDLNFNKLNNFFVVKYVIYLKKKKKNTHTHIHTHATITNDAMKKENDHKDCIEDNKDKVNKESLNINENRNNILINDDEGMMNDVCNDDGTNLPRKKQKTKNKKNKSVSEEPLHFEVFVSLNNKKNIKIKNINLCFLNKYYFESEKEINVLKYSNFIYFHIFMICVTYANQTKIVGVSRDIFKRRKIKKDSSSETLINNKDNKFDNGTNHYPDNIMNCFTSDSHNNNNNNNNNHMFGMQNGRDIQDDKKNNLNNPNFLNEEKKGDMKNKIPSESFLKDVCNEIFLCEYENTDIDMYSNTLYFNIIKNHPYLIQICNNHIRLLCCLSLKLIYNLQVAYVYNYSIYNDYIYIYCKEGIKIYGIIENYIIHIYTYIIKENISSWSLYKNLLACVFNNNEVVIYNINMNTLKEIKEENHKREREAIDLDINVEQGKGKKLHHIFNIVNYYKPEMSFFVYISDVELIMMNDNMYLFLGYSHGNIEYFIMCAYNKKGKKKNMGAECMCRNDDNKNGDKKEKKMKKKEHKKKSSTFSNNSDYSDNSNNSNNSDYSDYSDYSYGINNSYEYVPENSNLKNFLIHTDYKGLVRKRKECNTLFKLHKEYLKRKELILKYIYKVCKDNVCNEDTGSRCKYTYKLNMRKDLKKEKKIKKRKRNVLKYLSQYNMNVFDFFDFDKISFNNMNELYKICNRSKDDVIYIDNEYYYNVNIESDNFVSLQKFLESDNEINKMDTGSAVVDVASDDMIGSSCNNNIKENVGDNIKENVGDNIKENVGDNIKENVGDNIKENVGDNIKENVGDNIKENVGDNIKEYVGDNIKENVGDNIKENVGDNIKENVGDNIKENVGDNIKENVGDNIKENVGDNIKENVGDNIKENVGDNDNVSNNSYTNYSNSNTYDISHAYNNNCSDKNTLHFSQNNKGKKKGMIKNSNSVKCNVKKEVDNNNNNNNNKKILVKGEKNVKIHHKRARYFFNFFQVYGILSEESSDYDSSVDIMTFKRSIKPKEKYNDDTYIHRKKNHRKRIVYNTEGTIFDELHYGTLSPPSLYIHKYNKSIDKFSHYINKYSISDDDMLSSYDDNDDEVNPLDVQDTRKNKKNKIKKKNIKYIKNIKYIKNIKNIKNNKTHRKAGRQKRDESITSTDSSSIYNSKMDECYQYDDDDDDDDDDNENFEEESQGDDHIFEQNNILRTFIKNENKNKNIKKKNNNNKKKKASNDNMNVFNNTSNVNHNDIKKRKRDIKNLLYKKLKRQCKDIYLQENCKSDCSKYCNSNNMSSEIPSSFDNLNNILFDEKIFLKNNILKSEKIFLINKRKINVCNDTIKFKKFVKVFSEKKKIDINQSNIIKKYNFLFVCCESPIIIYSDLKKKINVSKLSLKNIYIVDIFNDFNYLNPFHNFLSFKKKNQNNFYFIFYDGSNIHISPLNQIKKTFLKKIPFHRTVEKIAYHSDTGLLIAACPSEEKHKTNEMMKQIICFFDPYHDSIKYTYIIPSKYTVSTIIIYDNEKLMKSNFDVTSFIFVGTCNSNEKYTEPTSGHIHIFIAKKKANIFEIKHIYTHNINYGGVTNLVPYDDKIVATINNMVVILDINNLIIKYEAFMDPQNLQPKIEGNNAIVELVSFTPSSWIMTVDVYGDYIVVGDIMTSVTILQYDYENSQLFEVCRDYSNIWCTSLCALSKSHIVVSDMDANFIILQKSKFKYNDEDSYKLSSVSLFNHGSIINKMLPLSNTNLIEEDYDKRNILTKNDGILCASSEGSISVLIPFSSFANFKKALCIEIAITDNISSIGNLSHNAYREYKVNFRSKHCKGIVDGELLKMFFHMSFEKQYKTFIYAKWIAKKINCKFGSFNNFILDLENMCSFL, encoded by the exons atgaGCCCATATCATTTTTACAATAATGTAATAGATAGTAAATCTGTACGAAGTAGCGTATGTTGTAATATTAAAGGTAATGAAAAAAAGTATCTTATATATGCTTGTAATAATCATTTAAATGTATGTTGCATAGATAAGAATGGGAATACTGATGATTATAGTGAGCATGTATTATTTGCTGAAGTTTTAGAATTAAGGGAGTATGTCCCTGAAAAATTAGTTCATTCTacttataataaagaaaaagtaaagtcttatttatttgtgtTAACAAGGAagtatgttttattattattagaatatgatgtaaaagaaaatgattttataacattatcaaaaataaatttgtGTGAATTGAATGGATTACATCTAGAAGAGGATGTTATATTTTTGCTTGATGAAAGGCATAAGACAATATTATTCTatggatataaaaatattttaaagtatatatatttagattATGATAACTTCCTAAATTTGAATAATGTATATACGATGAGGATAGATGAGAGTTTAATAATTGATATTGCCTTTTTGGGGACCCACACCATGGGATGCAATAAACAATTGAGAAACAAACAAGACgatgatgataaaattaattatggtgataataaaaacaattatggtgataataaaaacaattatggtgataataacaacaattaTGGTGATTATAACAacaattatgatgataatagaagtaattatgatgatgataaaagcaattatgatgatgataaaagcaattatgatgatgataaaagcaattatgatgatgataaaagcaattatgatgatgataaaagcaattatgatgatgataataaatactATGATCGTGTTCATAAAAGTGGTAATTTCCTATGTGacgatatttataaaaatgaaatgctTTTCAATAAGGAAGATTTATTTTTGGAGCatcagaatatatataaaaagataaaaaaagaaatgagtACAGATGATCAAGATGATGTACCGTTGATTAATAAAACTTTATATTCTATTGGAAATAAAAGCTGTCTTGAAATAGAtaaacttttaaaaaaaaaaagttatgaTTTTGTAGGTACTAtgaattatgataataatgattgtAGACCTAATTctataaacaaattaaagGTTGAGGAAAGAGGGAAAAGAAATTATGATGTTAGAAACTGTAATAATTTTGATCACATCAGTGGAGGATTATTATCACAACATCCTAATTCGTTTGAATCTTATTATcctaaatataatgaatataataagaatataagaCGTATGTTAGATgggtattataatataaaaggtCGTCAAcaagatgatataaaattagcTTTTCATGATTCTTGTAATTCtacttataataaaaataatgatgaatatatgtattcaactatatgtatattatatgattataagaAATCAGATACGGAATTTTATGAAAGGTATATAAGGATTATACCATTATGTAGAATGAATGATGCTAGTATAAAATTCTTGGGAGACGACAATTCAGAATTTgatttttatgattatagtgataatgataaatattatgcctataaatataataagcgCAATCGTGATGAGGATAATGGTAAGGATAATCATAAGGATAATCATAAGGATAATCATAAGGATAATCATAAGGATAATCATAAAGATAATGATAAAGATAATGATAGAGATAATCTCAAGTACAAATATGATAactatgaatataatatatatagtaataataaaaatataaataaaaagaattcaTTTGTTAACAATATTCTTGATAAAGGATGTCTTTTAcctaaatattataaaccgTTACATGTGGATCcaagtataaataaaatattatgtttatctaaatataaaatattattaattggTTTTCagtttattaattatataaatatagtaaaagaaaaaagaagaagttTTTTTCTAAGTTCTGAATTTAGAACAATTACTTATATAGaatcaataaatatgaataaatacattttatcTGATGATTATGgagatttatttattttgtcatttttgccaaaaaaaaaaaataaagatatatttgatgaagaagatattgatgtacataataatatggaaaagaaaaatgataaatatgagGATGATCATATGAAAGATATACAAGATAAGCatgatattgaaaaaaaaaatgaacctTACAAAGGTAGATACTATGATTTTTATTGTAAATATGGTGGTAATGATACATTTATGGGTGACATTTCATCTATGCGCGTTCAATTTTTAGGAACATGTTCTAGAGCAAATGTAATAACTCGTATTTATCCagatatcatttttttagGTTCTCAAATAAGTGATAGCTATTTATTGAGAATGCATTATTTTCCAATATATGAACGTGAGGACTTTGAACCTGTGGAATATTCACCCTACTGTCAAATGCTTAAAGAAGATGAAACGGTATCAAAAGAAATGAATATGTATGatgttaataaatatgtagaaGATATTTggaataaaaacaaaaacgtGATGGTTCCTATAATGAACAATAATTCTAGAAATATCCCCCACATGGAAAATATGAAGtctatgaataatatttacaatgtaaataatattaataatattttcaattttCCTGCTGATCTAaataatttgtataataaccattataaaaataaagaaatgcATGGCCTAGGAAAATATTGTATGAATTACAATAAAACGTATTTTTGTACCTATccttataatgataataatataggaCGAAATAAATATCATAGGGATAAGAATGATTACTATACTTCTATTATTAATACGTCACAAGGAGATGTAAATTATAGTCCTAATacgaattatatatatgattataatgaaggaaataaaaaaaacaaaatagaaaaaaaaaagttttataTCGAAATATTATCTGTTATACAAAATATGGGTCCTATATTAGATATGTGtgttgtaaaaaataaaaataatgaatacgAAATCATCACCTGTAATAGTTATGGTAGGACAGGATGTGTATCTATTATACAGAGTGggttaaaaacaaatataacatGTGatcttaattttaataaactcaataatttttttgtagtaaaatatgttatatatttaaaaaaaaaaaaaaaaaatacacatacacatatacatacacatgCAACTATCACAAATGATgcaatgaaaaaagaaaatgatcaTAAGGATTGTATTGAAGATAATAAAGACAAAGTAAATAAAGAatctttaaatattaatgagaataggaataatattttaataaatgacGATGAGGGTATGATGAATGATGTGTGTAATGATGATGGAACTAATTTAccaagaaaaaaacaaaaaacaaaaaataaaaaaaacaaaagtgTATCAGAAGAACCATTACATTTTGAAGTTTTTGtatctttaaataataaaaaaaatattaaaataaaaaatataaatttatgttttctaaataaatattattttgagaGTGAAAAAGAAATCAATGTGTTGAAATATTCaaactttatatatttccatatttttatgatatgtGTAACTTATGCAAATCAGACTAAAATAGTTGGAGTATCAAgggatatatttaaaaggaGGAAGATAAAAAAGGACAGTAGCAGTGAAACTTTGATtaataataaggataatAAGTTTGATAATGGTACGAATCATTATCCGGATAACATAATGAATTGTTTTACAAGTGATTctcacaataataataataataataataataatcatatgtTTGGAATGCAGAATGGTAGAGATATAcaagatgataaaaaaaacaatttaaataatCCTAATTTcttaaatgaagaaaagaaaggagatatgaaaaataaaatacctAGTGAAAGCTTTTTAAAAGATGTATgtaatgaaatatttttatgtgaaTATGAAAATACAGATATTGATATGTATAGTaatactttatattttaatattatcaaaaacCATCCATACTTAATacaaatatgtaataatcaTATTAGATTACTATGTTGTTTatctttaaaattaatatataatttacaagTTGCATATGTTTATAACTATTCTATATacaatgattatatatatatatattgtaaagaaggaataaaaatttacggtattatagaaaattatattatacatatatatacctatattataaaagaaaacattAGCAGCTGgtctttatataaaaatttattggCCTgtgtttttaataataacgaagttgttatatataatataaatatgaatacattgaaggaaataaaagaagagaATCATAAAAGGGAAAGAGAAGCAATAGACCTAGATATAAATGTAGAACAAGGGAAGGGTAAAAAGcttcatcatatttttaatatcgtTAATTATTACAAACCTGAGATGagtttttttgtatatataagtgATGTGgaattaataatgatgaatgATAACATGTATTTATTCTTGGGTTATAGCCATGGGAATATAGAATATTTCATAATGTGTGCATATAATAAGAAgggcaaaaaaaaaaatatgggaGCGGAATGTATGTGTagaaatgatgataataaaaatggtgataaaaaagaaaagaaaatgaaaaagaaggaacataaaaaaaagagtAGTACCTTTAGTAATAATAGTGATTATAgtgataatagtaataatagtaataatagtgaTTATAGTGATTATAGTGATTATAGTTATGGAATTAATAACTCATATGAGTATGTTCCTGAGAATTCTAATctgaaaaattttttaatccATACTGATTATAAGGGATTGGTGAGGAAACGAAAAGAATGTAAcacattatttaaattgcataaagaatatttaaaaaggaaagaattaattttgaaatatatttataaagttTGTAAAGATAATGTTTGTAATGAAGATACAGGTTCAAGatgtaaatatacatataaattaaatatgcgtaaagatttaaaaaaagaaaaaaaaataaaaaagagaaaaagaaatgttttaaaatatttatctcAATATAACATGAACGTTTTTGATTTCTTTGATTTTGATAAaatttcatttaataatatgaacgagttatataaaatatgtaatagAAGTAAGGATGATGTTATCTATATTgataatgaatattattataatgtaaatattgAATCTGATAATTTTGTTAGTTTACAAAAATTTCTTGAATCTGATAATGAGATTAATAAAATGGATACGGGTAGTGCTGTAGTTGATGTGGCAAGTGATGATATGATAGGTTCATcctgtaataataatataaaagaaaatgtaggagataatataaaagaaaatgtaggagataatataaaagaaaatgtaggagacaatataaaagaaaatgtaggagacaatataaaagaaaatgtaggagataatataaaagaaaatgtaggagacaatataaaagaaaatgtaggtgacaatataaaagaatatgtaGGTGacaatataaaagaaaatgtaggtgacaatataaaagaaaatgtaggagacaatataaaagaaaatgtaggagacaatataaaagaaaatgtaggagataatataaaagaaaatgtaggagacaatataaaagaaaatgtaggagataatataaaagaaaatgtaggagataatataaaagaaaatgtagGAGACAATGATAATGTTAGTAATAATTCTTATACAAATTATAGTAATTCAAATACATACGATATATCACatgcatataataataattgtagtGATAAGAACACTTTACATTTTTCgcaaaataataaaggtaAAAAGAAAggaatgataaaaaatagtAATTCTGTTAAGTGtaatgtaaaaaaagaagttgataataataataataataataataacaaaaaaatattggttaaaggagaaaaaaatgtaaaaatacaTCATAAGAGAGCTCgatatttttttaacttttttcAAGTGTATGGTATATTATCTGAAGAATCTTCTGATTATGATAGTAGTGTAGATATAATGACATTTAAAAGAAGTATAAAAccaaaggaaaaatataatgatgatacatatattcatagaaaaaaaaatcatagaAAACGTATTGTATATAATACAGAAGGAACAATATTTGATGAATTGCATTATGGTACTTTATCACCTCCAAGTTTGTATATtcacaaatataataaatctaTTGATAAATTTTctcattatattaataaatatagcaTAAGTGACGATGACATGTTATCAtcatatgatgataatgatgatgaagttAATCCTCTAGACGTTCAGGATactagaaaaaataaaaaaaataaaataaaaaaaaaaaatataaaatatataaaaaatataaaatatataaaaaatataaaaaatataaaaaataataaaacgcATAGAAAAGCAGGAAGACAAAAAAGAGATGAATCGATTACAAGCACAGACTCGTCAAGCATTTATAACAGTAAAATGGATGAATGTTACcaatatgatgatgatgatgatgatgatgatgatgataatgaaaattttgaAGAAGAAAGCCAAGGTGATGATCATATTtttgaacaaaataatatattaagaacatttataaaaaatgagaacaaaaataaaaatataaaaaaaaaaaataataataataaaaaaaaaaaagcaagtaatgataatatgaatgtaTTTAATAACACTAGTAATGTTAATCATAATGATattaagaaaagaaaaagagatattaaaaatttgttatataaaaaattaaaaagacaatgtaaagatatatatttacaagaAAATTGTAAATCTGATTGTTCGAAATATTGTAACTCTAATAATATGTCATCTGAAATTCCTTCATCttttgataatttaaataatatattgtttgatgaaaaaatatttttaaagaataatattttaaaaagtgaaaaaatctttttaattaataaaaggaaaattaaTGTATGTAATGATACTATTAAGTTTAAAAAGTTTGTAAAAGTTTTTTccgaaaaaaagaaaattgatATAAATCaaagtaatataataaaaaagtataattttttgtttgtttgttgtGAAAGTccaataattatttattcagatttaaaaaaaaaaattaatgtatcaaaattatcattaaaaaatatatatatcgtagatatatttaatgattttaattatttaaatccaTTTCACAATTTtctatcttttaaaaaaaaaaatcaaaataatttttattttattttttatgatggatctaatatacatatatcacCATtgaatcaaataaaaaaaacctttttaaaaaaaataccttTTCATAGAACAGTTGAAAAAATTGCGTATCATTCAGATACTGGTTTATTAATAGCTGCTTGTCCATCAGaagaaaaacataaaacTAATGAGATGatgaaacaaataatatgtttttttgaTCCTTATCATGATTCCAtaaaatatacttatattataCCATCCAAATATACTGTAtctacaattattatatatgataatgagAAACTTATGAAAAGCAATTTCGATGTTACaagttttatttttgtagGAACATGTAAttcaaatgaaaaatatacagAACCCACATCTggtcatatacatatatttatagcaaaaaaaaaagctaacatttttgaaattaaacatatatatacgcataatattaattatgggGGTGTAACCAATCTAGTTCCTTATGATGACAAAATTGTAGCAACAATAAACAATATg GTTGTCATTCTTGATATAAATAacctaataataaaatatgaagcTTTTATGGACCCACAAAATCTTCAACCA aaAATAGAGGGAAACAATGCTATTGTAGAGCTAGTCTCCTTTACCCCAAGTTCATGGATCATGACTGTGGATGTCta tgGAGATTATATCGTTGTGGGAGATATCATGACATCCGTTACAATATTACAATATGACTacgaaaat TCTCAATTATTTGAAGTGTGCAGAGATTACTCCAACATTTGGTGCAC ATCACTTTGTGCCTTGTCGAAAAGCCACATTGTTGTATCAGACATGGATGccaattttataatattacaaaa GTCCAagtttaaatataatgatgagGATTCCTATAAATTATCG tCTGTGTCATTGTTTAACCACGGAAGtattataaacaaaatgCTACCTCTGTCCAATACAAATTTGATTGAAga agATTATGATAAACGCAATATACTTACAAAAAATGATGGTATTTTATGTGCCTCGAGTGAGGGATCTATTAGTGTTTTGATTCCCTTTTCCAGTTTTGCTAATTTTAAAAAGGCCTTATGTATAGAAATAGCAATAACTGATAATATATCATCGATTGGTAATTTATCTCATAATGCTTATAGAGAATATAAAGTGAATTTTAGGTCAAAACATTGTAAGGGTATTGTTGATGGGGAATTGTTAAAAATGTTTTTCCATATGTCATTTGAAAAACAATATAAGACATTTATATATGCCAAGTG gattgcgaaaaaaataaattgcaAATTTGGAAGTTTCAACAATTTCATATTAGATTTGGAAAACATGTGTagctttttataa